A stretch of DNA from Lawsonibacter asaccharolyticus:
CGCCGACGCGGACGCGGAGATCCAGGCCATTCGGGACAAGGCCCAGGCCCAGGCGGAAGAACTGCTGGCCCAGGCCAGGGCCCAGGCGGAGAAGGAGAAGGGCGAGCTGCTCGCCCGGGGCCGCCGGTCCGCGGAGGAGCGGAAGGCCCGCCTGATCTCTGCCGCTCAGATGGAGGGGCGGAAGATGTCCCTGGCTGCCAAGCAGGAGGTGCTGGACGAGGCGTTCCGCCAGGCTCTGGAGGAGATGTGCTCGCTGCCGGAGGAGCAGTACATCCAGCTGCTGGCCCGCCTGGCGGTGCAGGCGTCCTCCACCGGCCGGGAGCAGCTGATCTTCTCCCCCAAGGACCGGACGCGCATCGGCAAGGCGGTGGTGATGGCGGCCAACGACGCTCTGGTGAAGCAGGTGGCCCCGGAGCTGCCCGACGCCATCACCGACTCCAAGGTGGGGGCCTTCCTGGGCAAGGTGGTCAACAGCGCTGCGGCGCAGATCACCGGCACCGGGCTTTTGACCCTGTCCGAGGAGACGAGGCCCATCCGGGGCGGCTTCATCATGGTGGACGGCCCGGTGGAGGTCAACTGCGCCTTTGAGGCCATGGTGCGTGCCCAGCGGGAGCAGCTGGAAAAGCCGGTGGCGGAGATCCTGTTTCAAAAGTGAAGAGTGAGGAGCGGAGCGGGGGGACGGAGGGCCCGGGTGCCCATTGCCAGATCCCGCAGGAAGCAAAGACTGCCCGCAGAGATACGCGCGGCGCTCTGCTCTGACCCGAAAGGGGTGGTATTTTGTCCCAGAAACGAGATACGGATTATTTAGCCGTCTCCACCCGCATCCACGCGATGGAAAACCGCATGCTGACCCGGGAACGGATGGAGCGGATGATCGACGCCAAGGACAGCGGCGAAGCAGCCAAGGTGCTCAGCGAGTGCGGGTACGGCGAGCTGACCCAGCTGACCTCGGCGGCGCTGGAAGAGCTGCTGGCCGATGCCCGGCGGAACACCTTCCGGGACATGGCGGACTCGGTGCCTGACCGGCGGCTGGTGGAGGTCTTTCAGCTGAAATACGACTACCACAACGCTAAGGTGCTGATCAAGGCCCAGGCCATGGGGCTGGACGAGGCGCGTCTGCTCTCCCAGGGCGGGCGGTACGATCCCCAGCGGCTGCGGGAGGATTTCCTTCGGGATGACCTTCGGGACTGGGGCGAGGTGTTCCGCCAGGCGGTGCTCCGGGCCAGGGAGGTGCTGGCCGCCACCGGAGATCCTCAGCAGGCCGACCTGGTGCTGGACCGGGCCTGCTTTCAGGAGATGGAGAGCCTGGCACGGGCATGCGGCAGCGCTTTCCTGCAGGGCTATGTCCGCCTGTCGGTGGACGCCGCTAATCTGCGTGCCGCTGTCCGGGCAGCCCGGATGGGCAAGGGCAGCGAGTTTTTGAACCAGATCCTGCTCCCCGATGGGAACGTATCGGAGCGCGCCCTGGCCGGAGCGAGACCGGAGGAACTGGCAGAGCGCTTCCGCAGCGGGCCCCTGGCCCAGGCGGCGGCGCTGGGGGCGGCCCGGACCCAGCCGGATTCTGGTCCTCTCACCGAATTTGAGCGCCTGTGTGATAATGCGGTCACGGGATATCTGGCCTCGGCCAGCCGGGTCCCCTTCGGGGAGGAGACGGTGATCGGCTATCTCTACGCCCGGGAGGCGGAGATCACCGCTGTGCGCATCATCATGGCGGGACGCATGGCCGGCCTGGATGGGGAGACCATCCGCAGCCGCCTGCGGGCCACCTATGTATAAGGGGGAGAGGAGCATGTATAAGATCGCGGTGGTGGGCGACCGAGACAGCGTGCTGGGCTTCAAGGCCCTG
This window harbors:
- a CDS encoding V-type proton ATPase E subunit, whose product is MDGLEKITARISADADAEIQAIRDKAQAQAEELLAQARAQAEKEKGELLARGRRSAEERKARLISAAQMEGRKMSLAAKQEVLDEAFRQALEEMCSLPEEQYIQLLARLAVQASSTGREQLIFSPKDRTRIGKAVVMAANDALVKQVAPELPDAITDSKVGAFLGKVVNSAAAQITGTGLLTLSEETRPIRGGFIMVDGPVEVNCAFEAMVRAQREQLEKPVAEILFQK